In the Channa argus isolate prfri chromosome 19, Channa argus male v1.0, whole genome shotgun sequence genome, CACACCCTCTGCTGGGTCCCTACCTTCCTACGCCCACCTCGGCTGTGACCCTAAGAAAGACCCTACATGCAAAGCCAAACTTGTGCAGAAAGCCCCCTCTGGTCTCTACCGGCAGTACCCCAATTGTGATCCCCTTCGGGATCCCCTCTGTGCCTATGCTGCCTCTTTTATGGTATGCTTTATTTCAATATGTATAAattgatctgtttttttatgtttatttgcatCTATACATTCACTTATATGTCTTAATTTTATTTACCTGCGATGTTTTCCCCCAGGCAACGCGTTCCCCTAACCTCCATGCACCTACTGGCCCTGGATCCTGCAACCCTATTTTTGAAGAAGGCTGCAATCCTCTTACTGCCACTAGATTTGCCACCCCTCCAGAGTCATACAAAAATGAGGGAACAGACGAGGCTGCTGCTAGTCGTGCTGCCCCTCCTGCTGCTGAGCAGTACAATGACCCGTATGCCATGTATAGAGATGCTCATGCTAATGGTAATAGAGTTACCGATCCTTATGCTATGTACCGCCAGGCTAGCGCGCCAGTTTCTCCTACAGCTAGTGATCCATTTGCAATTCTGCGCCGATACATGGCACAAGCTCATGGTCATGATCAATATTCTCCCCACATGGAGGCCACTCCAGAATCCAGCCAAAATTATCCGTTCTCTGCCGCCACGCATCGCCGTGGACCTCCCACACCCAGGCAGCAGTACCCTTTTTCACATTCCAATTACGAGGTGCCCACCATGGAAGAACGGCACCCTCTGGGCCCCCCAGGTAAAACCAAAGAGGGTTATGACTGTTTCATTGGTTATGATCGTGAATGCTACCCTGTGAAGCCAAATGAGCCCCGTTCTGGAGTACACCGCAGCATACCCTACTCTGCTGAGGCCTACGAGCCCCACGTCAATTCTGATGGCACACGAAATGGAGTTTTGGAGCCAGCTAACCCACACTGCGACCCAGAGTATGATCGTGACTGCCGCCTGCGTCGCTATGAGCCTGAGCAGGCCCACACCAAGGTCCAGCCAGAGCATCGTgctgaggaggaccacaaccAGGAGGCAGCAGAGAGCGAGCAGCATCTGGAACAGCAGGAACAGGAGCAGTACGAGTCAGACCCCTACCAGAGCGGCCAGGAGGAGCCTCACATGTCCTTCCAGCCAGAGTCACAGGGTATGCCCAGTCTGCAGGACATACTGAGGAGTTACGGAGATCAGTACCCCGATCAGGATGATCACAGAGCTTATGCAGATGACTACCGCAAGAAATAAACATGCTAATATACATGCATGCAGATGGACATTAATACACGCAGTCCTGCACGCGCAACTAGTCCAAACTGAACTAGATGCGAGACACGAGAAGTCTATGGACCCAGTGAACAAGTACAAGCATGTACATCCAACCATGGCTTCCAGCTGCAGGAAGACACTCAGAATGCCAAGGGTGCTCCAGCAATGTTTTCATCTCTTTAGCTGCTTCCGATCTGTTCTGCTTGGGCCTATTGCTTTTACTTTAAACTGCAAACCTCCTCAGTAcattcaaatgtgttttgacTTCACTTTTCTCAGCTTTGTTTCTGTATCTATACATCtcacattttgaaatttgtttatTGCTTTTTGATAGTGACAGAATATGTAAAGAATTTTTTCCAATGAATGTTCTAATAAAAAGCTCTAGAAAGccaattttgtattttatttactgaAAGCTGATATTTTGGCAATCACTCAACCCCCTAACTTTTACAGCCACCTCTGCATTCCACTTCCACCTCCGTTTTCTGGAGATTGTGTGGAGTGCTGGAAGTAAAAGCACTGCCTTACACCTGACAAAAGCAAAGCTATGTGCATATAACAGGCAGATGCTGATGTTTTCTTAGCATTCTGACCATGTTGCCATGGTCcttgtgcattttaataaatgttatataTGCTATAACATTTGTGCTTTAAATTAGATACAGATGTATTGTTAAGACAATGCAGACAATGCACATGTAACTATATctgtaatttgaataaaaaaaactttgcaacaAAGCAAGCGTATAGCTGAGCCAAAAAACAATATGCATTAATTAAAAAGCGTTTACTGCATTTatagtttaaaatgtatgtaggGGAAGGGTAGATGGGAGACCTGGCCAGAATCTCACACTGAACACACATCTAATTAAAACAAGAATACAAAGTGAAAAGGGGAGCACGATTAAAAACCACacgtacacacatgcataaaaccacaaaagaaaataaagcgTGACCACCCCTTCTACTCACAGGGGcttgtcttttgtttcattGCCCCTCCGCTCTCATCTGACTTCATCTTACAGCTTCTCTCAGTCTGCTCAAAACAGACACAGTTTGACTTTATTGATCCAAAAGCCCTCAAAACACATTGAGAATTCAGAGCAACAGCTATTCAGTTGTCCAGAGGGAAGTCCTAATTTTGTTCAGACAGAAAACTTCAGCTGTGTTCAAAAGAAATCCCACATCAAATCACACACCATCAGGGATAGTGGCTCACTCTTGAAGAAGTGAAACTGGGAACCAAAAAATACCTATAAAAAATAAGGTAAGGCAAGTAGAGCTGAAATGTGCAGATGTACTGAACatcaattacataaaaaaatccaaatatcaCAACGTTTACATTCATTCCCACTCCCAGGCGTAGTGACAATGAATCTTGGTCACACAAaaacctgaaaataaaacattggaaAAAGTGTGCAAAATCTTGTGAAACTATAATGACCTAATGTTAATAAGGGTGCAAAACCACTATGAGAGCATCCTAAAAGAAAACTACATCAAAATGACGTGCAGCATCTCCACCACCCAGAGTATAGTAGTAGGAGAGCACACCATCACGAATTACACCTTCCCTGCATAAATCCTAACTTATGTGATTAATGATATCATAGAggtaaaaggttttaaatggcTGCATCATTCATAGATTTTATGTCAAAATAAGTAATAAATGCACCGTCCTTTCTGAcaaaagttattatttattgataaGTTAATCAAAAGATGTACCGGGTaatcaaaaaataatcaataatgtCAGTCTTCAAGGGAATAAAAAGGGTAAGAGGGAGGAGAATAACACGTTTTTAGTTCACTGCCAGAAATGGCGGTTCAACCTTTAAGGCAGCAGAGATACAGATACTGACACTGAGTGCAGCTGATAAAATTTGGGCAAGTTTAGAAAAGCTAAAAACTAATTTGATGCAAATTGTATCTAGGAATAGCACCATGGGAATTTTTGGAGATTTTTGGTTTCTGTCCaatttgaagatttttttgGGGAGAGTTTTATCTGCTGTACAGATTCTGTGATATCATATTACAATAACCAACATAAACTAAATTTCACTTGATAAGTCTTAGCTGCTGATGACTTCTGCATTTGCTCCTCTTATGTGTAGCTGTAAATGGTACAATAAAGgccaataaaaatattaaacactaaACGCAAgtacaaaaaagttaaaaagtttttCAAAAAGATTAACTTTGGTTAAACACCTTGAAGGAACCACGCAACATATGATTACGTAAAGTTTGTTTTCCCAACACCTGGAATATTTGCatttccacatactgtatgtcagtgAGATTTTATAGTTTCTCaaactataaaaaacaaaattatctgGAAAACACgatgaaaatatgatttttttttctgcttatttgATGTGTTAATTGGATGAAAAGCGCAGTGTGCCCATAGGTTCACAAAGAATTGCTGCATTTTGTTCGCTcttcatttaattgttttcaattatttctgtataatttgtgtatgtatgaatACAAAATGATAAAGGTTGTTCTAAAACGACACACAGACCTGGAAGCCAAATAAATATTAGTGTTTTGATAACGTGACTAAACACAAAGGGACATTAGCGAAGACAGCTAGCTTAGTTTGTTGTCTTCACCGATTCAGGGAAGACTGGCAACAGATTAGctagtacatttaaaaaaagaacatttggtCATAAATCAGCCAGGACACACACTACACTgattaaaggtaaaacattacAACACACAGCGATATTAGTTCCCAATTTTTAGCAAGTGTGAGTCAGTCATTTCTTACCATTTCTGTTGTCTCTGGACATCCACCTGTTGAACACCTTCAGTCcatccaaacaaaataaataaggaaatgTTTCGCAGCTTTTAGTCCCACCCAGCGGCATCTTTGCGTAAAATCTATAAATCCACAAAACtccacattttacttttgttggttttctgcTTGTTTACTCCCATtgagtgtattttctttttaagctAAACCGCGGTTGCGTTTGTATCCGGGCATATTGTCCTGAAAAGAAAAAGCCCACGCGCAAGTTTTTCAGTCAATAATTGGCCAGTGAGTGACCGATTGAACCAATCGCAGCCACCAAAAGTAGCAGTGCCAACCTATCAGCCAATCATATCTCTATACAACGGTGACTGACAGATTGTTTAGctaatgaaattattattattttctactttaaaCCACAATTTTAAAGGTACAATAAAGGCGTCATAATACcacgatcaggcataacattatgaccgcctgtacattttaatgcaatccaatacagacttttgaaaggttataatttcgcagtttttaggttaaaattgtcagaaaggtaataattttactatgtgtttaatattgaggTCGAAGTGAGTGGTGGATTTGTACTAACgttcattataagaagaggaggttctaatgttttggcctcccttttgaaataaataaggtggccaaaacattagaaccacctgtgttttgattttcagTTTCACCACAGCAGAGACACAGCATATCAAATTAAAGATCTAATCTGTATTATTCTCCATCAGAGTTGATTTTAACAACTTACgggccaaacaaaacaaaaggtgtGCAGGTGTGCTTATACTATAAATTTTAATTGAGCACCCGCAGAGGTGGAAAAGAGTGTgattcttctgtttttatttatttggtcgTCTTCATTATGAATCTGGCTGTGGCTCCGCTTGATTAAGTCCTTTTCATGTTAATCTGCTCACTGTAGGAGAACCCCTCTGCACTTTCATTTGCTCTGACAAAATTTCCGCTGCAAGTGAACTCGTGACTGCACATTATTGATCTTTCTCCGTTCCAATCCCAGGGCTGCCCACTGTCGTCTGTTCttcactctgtttttttctgatctCCTTTTAAAAAGATATTGTGCCTCTATGAAATTAACCTGCtgataaaaatctgaaaacacaacagtgcCTGCAGTTCATCTTGCTACAAAACCAAAGCAGTGTTCAGTGGGATTCATAACACCAGATTAAACTCTCCCTTCGTGTTAGTTTAAAGTCTCTTGACATATTTTTCGAGAGAACAAGATAGACATCACAGCatggtaaaaagaaataatatgtCCAAGAGCCTTGCCAGTGCATCTTGATCTCTGCGTTCAAACTCGTGCTTTgccaaatgcaataaaatgaaaagaattgaAGGAAGATAGAATGTGACAAACTCCAACAAAGTGAGTTAAGAGTGGTCtcatctgtgtgcatgtgtgtgtgtgtgtgcgtttgtgtgtgagaaagaaaagCTCGCTCTTAAATATATCTGAGTCAGCTTGCCCCCAGCTGCTGACAAAGTCATACCCCCTGCAGTGTatcacacacacgtgcacattcATTACTGTCAGGACTCCCTCTTGTGGTTGCTGAAGTTCAAGAGAGGATGAGGTTGTGCTGATGCTGTCAACAAGAGTCAAAGTTAACACACTGTCAAACTAATCACTGCACATCCTTTACACCTCCGTCTTGTCATTAGCTTGTTCGCTTCACAACAGGACATTTACACTCCTGCACTTCACAGATGATATCATTTCTGTAATTGAGTAAATACTAATAATCACAAATGTTTAGTTTGAGCCAGTCTAGTGTTTAGTCTGGCTTCAACAGACTAGCACTGTAGTTTTTATTGGCATTTCAtacattgaaatataaaatggttattaaagaaaataactaTCACAAACATTATAGTTtgacacagacaaagagaagCAGGCTTGGTTGATATTTTACTTCcaagtataaaaacatgttattaaacTGCTATTTCtggacaaaagaagaaaactctGTAGTATGAACAGACGATAAATCTGATCAAATTTGTAGGAAAAGggtttacattttgtgaaattttGTAAACACTCTTTAGATGTGAGTTCTGGGAATCTTCTGTTTTCtggcataataataataataataataataataataataataataatgatgataataatgataataatgataataatgataataataataataataatatagcaCTCATAAACCgcatataaatatttcatttatatgtGGTTCATTTTAGGAATCTATAATGTAATTGCAATTAGATCAGATTAGGTGTATTCAGAGTAATTAGAACtgtggtccaagcccggtagaaattggggagggttgcaacaggaaggggatgcggcgtaaaaactgtcaaataaacatgcggacaatgaaaAATTACTCACTGCAGAGGTTCTGGGCCAGTAGGTAACTGCTCCACATGCTGGTAGTCTCACTGGGTCGCTATCAAGAGACTGTATGGGCCGCTATGTCATTTGGGTTGGGCCCAAAAAAACACGTACTTATGGCTAAGCCATAGGcaaagaaacaagaatattaGGGGGTGAAACACCCAAACAATAATGGAATAAACTGGCTCTAGAATCTGGCTCTAACACTTCATTAAAACTGGTCCCATGCTCTTAAATTAAAAGTGGgagaacaaatttaaaagataTTCTTATGGCAAACGAcataagaaacaaacaaacaaaaaatactggCCGTATCAAAATAGATCCTCAACATGATGGACAGCTAGAAATGACTCACAATGGCATCACCCAAGAGAAGGTGTTGCTTCTGTCACTTTGTATTCAGAGCTCTCAAATGGCACCAGATGGGAAAAAGCTGCAGGGGGGTCCAGCTCTGCTCTGATTTCTGATTACTGATCCTAAAATTAGCAAGAACCagtcaacaaaacaaagcaaggaAGAGGCAtaaaattaataagaaaaaataaccCCAAAATAGAACCCTTTTGAACACAGTTATTACAGTTGTGAATAGGGTTTCTGAAAGGTAAAGTAGATTTGAACATGACTCCTTTGATCTTTTACACTTTAGAACAGGGTTTCTACaggttgctttttttaatttattttattgtaatttgtgaAGCTTTGAGCTGCATTTTATCTTTGAATGATGCTAGAAAAAACCTGTGACTGTTACTGTACATAGATTGATCTGTACTCACACAAAGAGGTCTATTTACAGACTATTTACTGATCTGCATCCTGGTGTTGGCCAATCGCATCTGTCCAGGAAATCCAGCAAAAGCACTTCaatatagttttaaaagtatgtagCTGGTTAAGTCGTAGCAAGTCTGACTAgttaattattttcaaaacaagTATTCAGTTCCTCATTGATTCCACTTCCCTTTCGACACTTTAATAAATTGTTCCCCCAAAATACAAATCTTTGACAgctgtttattgtgtttgtacagtaagAAGGAATTTTTCTTGGGTGGGT is a window encoding:
- the and1 gene encoding actinodin1, which encodes MAGQRRTSFSGVFITILLVVMLLPAFLSAGPVVQKAKEDAGESIQEKAAADALHRRLIRNRRNISWYKQHSDFWNWYKYFTDNGNQEAVQELDRIYLAYLQNKNRAEGRRSYKAYLRHLGEIYKSCADSDDPSCVASYTSRPKPKPEPPRVAPPKTCDPTKDAYCLYAALVQGKSPYLPLVLPAATPAPAPAKAPSPMYVRSAAPAKEPQSGYYYFSPSAVPFLSKEQKAELLRICSSDDVDCLQYHLRAAYGYTPSAGSLPSYAHLGCDPKKDPTCKAKLVQKAPSGLYRQYPNCDPLRDPLCAYAASFMATRSPNLHAPTGPGSCNPIFEEGCNPLTATRFATPPESYKNEGTDEAAASRAAPPAAEQYNDPYAMYRDAHANGNRVTDPYAMYRQASAPVSPTASDPFAILRRYMAQAHGHDQYSPHMEATPESSQNYPFSAATHRRGPPTPRQQYPFSHSNYEVPTMEERHPLGPPGKTKEGYDCFIGYDRECYPVKPNEPRSGVHRSIPYSAEAYEPHVNSDGTRNGVLEPANPHCDPEYDRDCRLRRYEPEQAHTKVQPEHRAEEDHNQEAAESEQHLEQQEQEQYESDPYQSGQEEPHMSFQPESQGMPSLQDILRSYGDQYPDQDDHRAYADDYRKK